A window from Malassezia japonica chromosome 1, complete sequence encodes these proteins:
- the HOS2 gene encoding histone deacetylase (EggNog:ENOG503NWW7; COG:B), whose product MVVLEFAAAANAEKPTLPTFSSAPFFYDRTKTGSDGAPELTQGALLADAKHTQAHTNPSVSYYFPVGVSDYHYGERHPMKPARLALTNRLVHGYGLHKYMDVYSPRWATREELEMFHDSDYVDFLSTVNPSTPLSAAFTRFNFADDCPVFDGMYDFCRAYSGASLAAARRLAAGTTDVAINWTGGLHHAKKFEASGFCYINDIVLAILELLRTYPRVLYIDIDIHHGDGVQEAFYTSNRVLTVSFHKYGNDFFPCTGDISEVGIGLGKHFCLNVPLQDGIDDSAYVSLFKSVIEPCIYTFRPGAIVLQCGADSLGLDRLGCFNLSIAGHGECVAFTKAFGIPLLVLGGGGYTIRNVARCWTYETSVLTGTQVPDDLPNTPYDAFFAPTHRLHEPLLARVENQNPRSSLERIRVQILEQLRYMHGAPSVQMHELPPDLAGGWVDEPVKEEE is encoded by the exons ATGGTCGTGCTGGAGtttgccgcggcggcgaacGCGGAGAAGCCCACGCTGCCTACGTTTTCCAGCGCGCCCTTCTTTTACGATCGGACAAAGACGGGGAgtgacggcgcgccggagcTGACAcaaggcgcgctgctcgcagACGCAAAACATACGCAGGCGCACACCAATCCGAGCGTGTCGTACTACTTTCCGGTGGGCGTCAGCGACTAT CACTATGGGGAACGCCACCCGATGAAaccggcgcgccttgcgctcaCGAATCGGCTCGTGCACGGATACGGGCTGCACAAGTATATGGACGTGTATTCCCCGCGttgggcgacgcgcgaagAGCTCGAAATGTTTCACGATAGCGACTATGTCGACTTTTTGAGCACGGTCAATCCTTCCACACCGCTCTCGGCCGCATTTACGCGCTTCAACTTTGCCGATGACTGCCCGGTGTTTGACGGAATGTACGACTTTTGCCGGGCGTactcgggcgcgtcgctcgccgcggcacggcgcctcgccgcgggCACGACCGACGTCGCGATCAACTGGACCGGTGGTCTGCACCACGCGAAAAAGTTTGAGGCGAGCGGATTCTGCTACATCAACGACATCGTCCTCGCGATTCTGGAATTGCTGCGGACGTATCCACGTGTCTTGTACATCGACATCGATATCCACcacggcgacggcgtccAGGAAGCATTCTACACGTCGAACCGTGTCCTGACCGTCTCGTTCCACAAGTACGGCAACGACTTTTTTCCGTGCACGGGCGACATCTCGGAAGTGGGCATCGGACTCGGGAAGCACTTTTGCCTGAATGTGCCGCTCCAGGACGGAATCGACGACAGCGCCTATGTCTCGCTGTTCAAGAGTGTGATTGAGCCGTGTATCTACACGTTCCGCCCGGGCGCGATTGTGCTGCAGTGCGGCGCAGactcgctcggcctcgatcGCTTGGGATGTTTTAATTTGAGTATCGCGGGACACGGCGAGTGCGTCGCGTTTACCAAGGCGTTTGGTATCCCGCTGCTTGTCTTGGGCGGTGGCGGATATACGATTCGCAACGTTGCACGATGCTGGACGTACGAGACGTCGGTCCTCACAGGGACGCAAGTGCCGGACGACCTGCCGAATACGCCGTACGATGCCTTTTTTGCGCCGACACACCGTCTCCATGAGCCTCTGTTGGCGCGTGTCGAGAACCAAAACCCGCGGTCCAGCTTGGAACGCATCCGCGTCCAGATCTTGGAACAGCTCCGCTACATGCACGGCGCACCTAGCGTGCAGATGCACGAACTCCCGCCGGACTTGGCCGGAGGGTGGGTCGATGAGCCCGTCAAGGAAGAAGAGTAG
- a CDS encoding uncharacterized protein (TransMembrane:9 (n8-17c22/23o46-63i135-159o165-185i192-214o234-258i270-296o322-343i355-372o384-408i); COG:E; COG:G; SECRETED:SignalP(1-22); EggNog:ENOG503NV5U): protein MAGMNARTGLLVLGMLVTDMQCVENCEPDSPGKRVEYSQPVWQTLQMFMGELCCLVPFLFRIARRRWRRYLREKAMQNAENQSLISVDESYIVPYGGVHASFLRVNVPNLFGGFMPVDTEGGTGRMRQRGVHWTTTAVLFLFPAACDICATTLMNAALIIMPVSIYQMTRGALVLWVGLFSVLFLHHHLRLYEWLSLLMVMLGVAIVGLSSVLVHPKPTMALLAYVTNTNDASAAVNAILGLCMVLFAQIFAAMQFVYEEKVMGDHEVEPTLAVGLEGLFGSLLVLILMPILHFFIGSTKAGHGGFFDMVTGWHQLIDNPPVLWGSAACAASIALYNMFGLSVTRTVSATARSTIDTFRTLGICAVSLWLGWEVLQPLSGLLQGLGFASLAYGTFVFNGVVAPPSFLLTEEERAAQA from the exons ATGGCGGGAATGAACGCCCGTACCGGGCTGCTGGTGCTTGGCATGCTGGTCACTG ATATGCAGTGTGTGGAAAACTGCGAGCCCGATAGCCCCGGGAAGCGCGTGGAGTACTCGCAGCCCGTCTGGCAAACGCTGCAGATGTTCATGGGCGAGCTGTGCTGCCTGGTCCCCTTTCTGTTCCGcattgcgcgccgccgctggcgtCGGTACCTGCGCGAAAAAGCGATGCAAAACGCCGAGAACCAGTCGTTGATCTCGGTGGACGAGTCCTACATTGTGCCGTACGGCGGTGTGCACGCCTCCTTTTTGCGTGTCAATGTGCCGAACCTCTTTGGCGGCTTCATGCCTGTGGATACGGAAGGCGGCACTGGCCGTAtgcgccagcgcggcgtgcactgGACCACGACCGCGGTGCTGTTCCTCTTCCCCGCCGCGTGCGATatctgcgcgacgacgctgATGAATGCGGCGCTGATCATCATGCCCGTGAGTATTTACCAGATGACGCGTGGTGCGCTGGTGCTGTGGGTCGGCCTGTTTAGTGTGCTCTTTTTGCACCACCACTTGCGTCTGTACGAATGGCTGAGTCTCTTGATGGTCATGCTCGGTGTCGCGATTGTGGGCCTGAGCAGCGTGCTCGTGCACCCCAAGCCGACGATGGCGCTCCTGGCCTACGTCACGAACACGAATGATGCGAGTGCAGCGGTGAATGCGATTCTCGGTCTGTGCATGGTCCTCTTTGCCCAGATCTTTGCCGCGATGCAGTTTGTCTATGAAGAAAAGGTGATGGGCGACCACGAGGTGGAGCCGACGCTTGCCGTCGGTCTCGAGGGCCTGTTTGGCTCGCTGCTTGTCCTGATCCTCATGCCGATTCTGCACTTCTTTATCGGCTCGACCAAGGCCGGGCACGGCGGCTTCTTTGACATGGTCACCGGCTGGCACCAGCTGATCGACAACCCCCCCGTGCTGtggggctcggcggcgtgtgccgcgAGCATTGCGCTGTACAACATGTTTGGCCTGAGCGTCACGCGCACGGTgagcgccacggcgcgcagcaccaTCGACACGttccgcacgctcggcatctGTGCCGTGAGTCTGTGGCTCGGCTGGGAGGTCCTGCAGCCGCTGAGCGGCCTGCTGCAAGGCCTGGGCTTTGCTTCGCTTGCGTACGGAACCTTTGTTTTCAACGGAGTCGTGGCCCCTCCCTCGTTCCTGCTgaccgaggaggagcgcgcggcccaAGCCTAG
- a CDS encoding HECT-type E3 ubiquitin transferase (COG:H; EggNog:ENOG503NWRW) — MVSAAAPGRMARKVRITVVAADGLSKRDVFRLPDPFAIVTVDGEQTHTTSVIKKTLNPYWNDSFDITVNDASVVAVQIFDQKKFKKRDQGFLGVINVRVADVIDLELGGKALLTRDLKKSNDNLVVHGKLIIDLNTNVSAPLPHESASSQAQAAPAPVPAVDVSSPTPAAPAVETEAPRATAPVVQAPVEHTRPDGSSLDPAVPVVVSQDTASQRAPSLSVPSANAPVVSPGATALARHASESRADDQGPLPQGWERRTDHLGRTYYVDHNTRSTTWTRPSHDAATQRQNAEVDRVRMNNMAVADDFLGVENGQGNAGGSQGDNAPVSAASSATANGSGPLPSGWEQRTTAEGRPYFVDHNTRTTTWVDPRRQQILRIMGPNGNNLSLQPQSVSQLGPLPSGWEMRLTSTARVYFVDHNTKTTTWDDPRLPSSLDQNVPQYKRDFRRKLIYFRSQPALRPIPGQCHVKVRRTHIFEDSYAEIMRQQPNDLKKRLMIKFEGEDALDYGGVSREFFFLLSHEMFNPFYCLFEYSAHDNYTLQINPHSGINPEHLNYFKFIGRVLGLAIFHRRFLDAHFIVSFYKMILKKKILLSDMESVDADYHRSLQWMLDNPIEGIMEESFSAIEDKFGEMITVELKPNGENIEVTDENKREYVERMIEWRIVTRVEEQFRAFISGFSELIPLDLINVFDERELELLMGGMSEIDVDDWKRFTDYRGFSEQDDVVQWFWQCVQKWPAEQRSRLLQFATGTSRIPVNGFKDLQGSDGPRRFTIEKSGEVNQLPKSHTCFNRIDLPPYPSMEVLENKLVLAIEEGMRFGNE, encoded by the coding sequence ATGGTGAGCGCTGCTGCCCCGGGACGGATggcgcgcaaggtgcgcatCACCGTTGTCGCTGCGGATGGATTGTCGAAGCGCGATGTATTTCGCCTGCCCGACCCATTTGCGATCGTTACGGTGGATGGCGAGCAGACCCACACCACGTCGGTGATCAAAAAGACGCTCAACCCCTACTGGAATGACTCGTTTGACATCACCGTGAACGACGCCTCGGTAGTTGCCGTGCAGATCTTTGACCAGAAAAAGTTCAAGAAGCGCGACCAGGGCTTCCTCGGCGTTATCAACGTCCGCGTCGCAGACGTGATTgacctcgagctcggcgggaAGGCGCTCCTCACGCGCGACCTGAAGAAGTCGAACGACAACCTCGTCGTGCACGGCAAGCTGATCATTGACCTAAACACGAACGTctctgcgccgctgccccacgagagcgcgtcgtcgcaggcgcaggcggccccggcgccggtcCCGGCCGTTGACGTCTCGTCGCCCACGCCGGCTGCTCCGGCGGtcgagaccgaggcgccgcgtgccaCGGCACCGGTTGTCcaggcgccggtcgagcaCACGCGCCCGGacggctcgtcgctcgacccGGCCGTGCCGGTGGTCGTGTCGCAGGACACGGCCagccagcgcgcgccgagcctcTCGGTCCCGAGCGCAAACGCGCCGGTGGTGAGCccgggcgcgacggcgcttgcgcgccacgcgagcgagtcgcgTGCGGACGACCAGGGCCCCTTGCCGCAGGGCTGGGAGCGCCGTACGGACCACCTGGGCCGCACCTACTATGTCGACCACaacacgcgctcgacgacgtggaCGCGCCCCTCGCACGACGCTGCGACCCAGCGCCAGAATGCCGAGGTGGACCGCGTGCGCATGAACAATAtggcggtcgccgacgacttCCTTGGCGTGGAAAACGGCCAAGGAAATGCGGGCGGCAGCCAGGGCGACAATGCGCCGGTCTCTGCGGCGAGCAGTGCGACGGCCAACGGCTCGGGCCCCCTGCCCAGCGGCTGGGAGCAGCGCACCACGGCCGAGGGCCGCCCCTACTTTGTGGACCACAACACGCGCACCACGACGTGGGTCGACCCCCGCAGGCAGCAGATCCTGCGCATCATGGGCCCCAACGGCAACAACTTGAGCCTGCAGCCGCAGAGCGTGAGCCAGCTCGGCCCCCTGCCGAGCGGCTGGGAGATGCGTCTCACGTCGACCGCCCGCGTCTACTTTGTGGACCACAACACAAAGACGACGACGTGGGACGACCCCCGTCTCCCCAGCTCGCTCGACCAAAACGTGCCGCAGTACAAGCGCGACTTTAGGCGCAAGCTCATCTACTTCCGCTCGCagcccgcgctgcgcccgatCCCTGGCCAGTGCCACGTcaaggtgcgccgcacgcacatCTTTGAGGACTCGTACGCGGAGATCATGCGGCAGCAGCCGAACGATCTCAAGAAGCGCCTCATGATCAAGTTTgagggcgaggacgcgctcgatTACGGCGGTGTCTCGCGTGAGTTCTTCTTCCTGCTTTCCCACGAAATGTTTAATCCCTTCTACTGTCTGTTTGAGTACAGCGCGCACGACAACTACACGCTGCAGATCAACCCGCACTCGGGCATCAACCCCGAGCACCTGAACTACTTCAAGTTCATCGGCCGTGTGCTCGGCCTGGCCATCTTCCACCGCCGCTTCCTCGACGCTCACTTTATCGTGTCCTTCTACAAGATGATCCTCAAGAAAAAGATTCTCCTGTCGGACATGGAGAGCGTCGACGCAGACTACCACCGCTCGCTGCAGTGGATGCTCGACAACCCGATCGAGGGCATCATGGAGGAGTCCTTCTCCGCGATCGAGGACAAGTTCGGCGAGATGATCACCGTCGAGCTCAAGCCGAACGGCGAGAACATCGAGGTCACCGACGAAAACAAGCGCGAgtacgtcgagcgcatgaTCGAGTGGCGTATCGTGACGCGTGTCGAGGAGCAGTTCCGCGCGTTTATCTCGGGCTTCTCGGAGCTGATTCCGCTGGATTTGATCAACGTgttcgacgagcgcgagctcgagctgctcatgGGCGGTATGTCGGAGATCGACGTGGACGACTGGAAGCGCTTCACGGACTACCGTGGGTTCAGCGAGCAGGACGACGTCGTGCAGTGGTTCTGGCAGTGCGTCCAAAAGTggcccgccgagcagcgctcgcgcctgctgcagtTCGCCACCGGTACCTCGCGTATCCCGGTGAACGGTTTCAAGGACCTGCAGGGCTCCGACGGACCGCGCCGCTTCACCATCGAGAAGTCGGGCGAGGTGAACCAGCTGCCCAAGTCGCACACGTGCTTCAACCGCATCGACCTGCCGCCTTACCCTTCGATGGAGGTGCTGGAAAACAAGCTGGTGCTTGCCATCGAGGAGGGTATGCGCTTTGGCAACGAGTAA
- a CDS encoding uncharacterized protein (COG:J; EggNog:ENOG503P8GP): MSAFSAAQQQRATALYRSLLRTTRALFAGDAHATQAAYDETRRKFLEARTERDAQKIDEGLEMGEQIVYLLKHNVVQGVDEDQSQRYKLRFTKDTELGSNDSIKVRPAPSLAEIKKSRGSRTSCAGLHTAARPQVRAYSTRARDEKLPRPVPQFPQRVLLADGSSIQLTTTSPRHLTRLTRDYTNHPLWNPTMGHRTDADTEDDTGRLGRFRRRFAEEAAQAQQSISFDEGDLDWMSGGREAREGTPMVTKKAKGKGRK; encoded by the coding sequence ATGTCCGCGTTCTcagccgcgcagcagcagcgcgccacggcgctcTACCGCTCGCTGCTCCGCacgacgcgtgcgctctTTGCGGGCGATGCGCATGCGACCCAGGCAGCGTACGACGAAACACGGCGCAAGTTCCTCGAAGcgcgcacggagcgcgatgcgcaaAAAATTGACGAGGGCCTCGAGATGGGCGAGCAGATCGTCTATTTGCTGAAGCACAATGTCGTGCAAGGCGTTGACGAGGACCAGTCGCAAAGATACAAGCTGCGGTTTACCAAGGATACCGAGCTCGGCTCGAACGACAGCATCAAggtgcgcccggcgccgtcgctcgccgagatcaAAAAATCGCGGGgatcgcgcacgtcgtgtGCGGGGCTgcacaccgccgcgcggccgcaggTGCGTGCGTACtcgacacgcgcacgcgacgagAAGCTGCCCCGCCCGGTGCCGCAGTTTccgcagcgcgtgctgctcgccgacggctcGTCGATCCAGCTGACCACGACGTCGCCCCGCCACCTCACGCGCCTGACGCGCGACTATACGAACCACCCGCTGTGGAACCCGACGATGGGCCACCGCACGGATGCTGATACGGAGGACGACAccggccgcctcggccgcttccgccgccgctttgcggaggaggccgcgcaggcgcagcagtCCATCTCGTtcgacgagggcgaccTCGACTGGATGAGTGGtggccgcgaggcgcgcgagggcACGCCGATGGTTACCAAGAAGGCCAAGGGCAAGGGCCGCAAATAA
- the SLT11 gene encoding Pre-mRNA-splicing factor slt11 (BUSCO:EOG09263BDA; EggNog:ENOG503NTXR; COG:A), producing MSYGFLNKQGAASAGSSSADTPILCETCLGPNPYVRMSKQHLGKECKVCGRPFTVFRWNPGAGMRFKKTEICTTCAKLKNVCQTCILDLDYQLPTHVRDTALNIQSAIPTSDINRQYYVNRMEAVMGEEQNTPSSGPQRAGHAVLEKLARDTPDYKRNRPHVCSFYARGACTRGEACPYRHEIPTENPKQSVADRYHGTNDHVARSILQKHASAKGLVPPANPMIMSLFLSGLPEMSEESLRAAFLASVPGLKQEQIRGVTLVPASHCAFVNFTSRDAAERAAESLAVKVEIDGKEVRLAWGRTPAKESA from the coding sequence tccTATGGCTTCCTGAACAAGCAgggcgccgcgagcgcgggctcctcgagcgcggacACGCCGATTCTGTGTGAGACGTGCCTCGGTCCGAACCCGTACGTGCGCATGTCGAagcagcacctcggcaaAGAGTGCAAGGTCTGTGGCCGCCCCTTTACCGTCTTCCGCTGGAACCCCGGCGCAGGGATGCGGTTCAAGAAGACGGAGATCTGCACGACGTGTGCGAAGCTGAAGAATGTGTGCCAGACGTGTATCCTTGACCTCGACTACCAGCTCCCGACGCACGTccgcgacacggcgctcaACATCCAGAGTGCGATACCCACCTCGGACATCAACCGCCAGTACTACGTGAACCGCATGGAGGCGGTCATGGGCGAGGAGCAGAAtacgccgagctcggggccgcagcgtgcgggCCACGCCGTCCTCGagaagctcgcgcgcgacacgccggACTATAAGCGGAATCGGCCGCACGTCTGCTCGTTCTACGCGCGCGGTGcctgcacgcgcggcgaggcgtgcCCGTACCGCCACGAGATTCCCACCGAGAATCCGAAGCAGAGCGTCGCGGACCGCTACCACGGCACCAACGACCACGTCGCACGCTCCATCCTCCAAAAGCACGCAAGCGCCAAAGGACTCGTGCCCCCGGCGAACCCCATGATCATGTCGCTCTTTCTCTCGGGCCTGCCCGAGATGAGCGAAGAgagcctgcgcgccgcgttcCTCGCGTCCGTGCCCGGCCTGAAGCAGGAGCAGATCCGCGGCGTGACGCTCGTCCCCGCGTCGCATTGCGCCTTTGTCAACTTTAcctcgcgcgacgccgccgagcgcgccgcggagAGCCTCGCAGTAAAGGTCGAGATCGATGGAAAAGAGGTCAGGCTGGCCTGGGGCCGGACGCCTGCCAAGGAAAGTGCATAG